One genomic region from Nostoc sphaeroides encodes:
- the leuB gene encoding 3-isopropylmalate dehydrogenase, which yields MTQNYRITLLPGDGIGPEIMAVAVDVLKVVGKQFDLKFEFQEALIGGAAIDATGEPLPSVTLDTCRNSDAVLLAAIGGYKWDSLPSNLRPEAGLLGLRAGLGLFANLRPAKILPQLIDASTLKREVVEGVDIMVVRELTGGIYFGKPKGIFATETGEKRGVNTMVYTESEIERIGRVAFEAARKRGGKLCSVDKANVLEVSQLWRDRITQLSTEYPDIELSHLYVDNAAMQLVRAPKQFDTIVTGNLFGDILSDAAAMLTGSIGMLPSASLGASGPGVFEPVHGSAPDIAGLDKANPLAQVLSAAMMLRYGLDQPKAADHIEQAVLQVLEQGDRTGDIISPGKNLLGCRAMGDALILALEGK from the coding sequence ATGACCCAAAACTACCGCATTACTCTACTCCCCGGCGATGGCATTGGCCCTGAAATTATGGCAGTGGCGGTAGACGTGCTAAAAGTCGTAGGGAAGCAATTTGATCTGAAGTTTGAATTCCAAGAAGCCCTCATCGGTGGTGCAGCAATTGATGCCACAGGCGAACCCCTACCATCTGTGACTTTAGATACCTGCCGTAACAGTGATGCTGTGTTACTCGCCGCTATTGGTGGCTATAAGTGGGATTCTCTGCCATCCAACTTACGCCCAGAAGCAGGTTTGTTAGGATTACGTGCAGGTTTGGGATTATTTGCCAATTTACGCCCAGCGAAAATTTTGCCCCAGCTAATCGACGCCTCGACTTTGAAACGCGAAGTTGTGGAAGGCGTGGATATTATGGTAGTGCGTGAACTCACTGGCGGAATTTACTTCGGTAAACCTAAAGGAATTTTTGCCACAGAAACTGGTGAGAAACGCGGTGTAAATACAATGGTTTACACTGAATCGGAAATCGAACGCATTGGACGAGTGGCGTTTGAAGCAGCCCGCAAACGCGGTGGAAAACTTTGTTCGGTGGATAAAGCGAACGTATTAGAAGTATCTCAGTTATGGCGCGATCGCATCACCCAACTTAGTACAGAATATCCAGATATCGAACTCTCTCATTTATATGTAGATAATGCTGCTATGCAGTTGGTACGCGCTCCCAAGCAGTTCGATACTATTGTCACAGGCAATTTGTTTGGTGATATTCTCTCTGATGCTGCTGCCATGCTCACAGGTAGTATTGGAATGTTACCCTCAGCTAGTTTGGGTGCTTCTGGGCCTGGTGTGTTTGAACCAGTTCATGGTTCGGCCCCAGATATTGCCGGACTTGATAAGGCAAATCCTCTAGCACAGGTTTTGAGTGCGGCGATGATGTTACGCTACGGTTTAGACCAACCAAAAGCAGCAGATCACATCGAACAAGCCGTATTGCAAGTTTTAGAACAAGGCGATCGCACCGGGGATATAATTTCTCCAGGAAAAAACCTTTTAGGTTGCCGCGCTATGGGCGATGCACTGATTTTAGCTCTTGAAGGAAAATAA
- the crtH gene encoding carotenoid isomerase: MTNDAIVIGSGIGGLVTATQLAAKGAKVLVLERYLIPGGSAGYFERQGYRFDVGASMIFGLGQNGTTNLLTRALSAVNVSQEAIADPVQIHYHLPQGLNLKVDRVYEKFLQNLIAHFPHEDQGIRRFYDECQKVFKCLNSMDLLSLEEPWYLLRVFFQHPLACLGLAKYLPQNAGDVARRYIKDPQLLKFIDMECYCWSVVPSDMTPMINAGMVFSDRHYGGVNYPKGGVGQIAQKLVEGLEKAGGKIQYQARVTKILTEQGKAVGVQLANGKVYWGKRIVSNATRWDTFEQLLSVEEMPRNEKKWQQNYQKSPSFLSLHIGVKKSVLPAGTECHHILLEDWQKMTAAEGTIFVSIPTLLDPDLAPNGYHIIHAFTPHWIDDWQKLSVSEYEAKKEEAAWRIIDRLEKIFPSLDAGLDYLEVGTPRTHRRFLGRQDGTYGPIPRRKLWGLLNMPFNRTAIPGLYCVGDSTFPGQGLNAVAFSGFACAHRIAVDLGF, from the coding sequence ATGACAAATGACGCGATCGTTATTGGGTCTGGGATTGGCGGATTAGTAACAGCGACCCAGTTAGCGGCGAAGGGAGCGAAAGTGCTGGTACTGGAACGTTATTTGATTCCAGGTGGTAGCGCTGGTTATTTTGAACGCCAAGGGTATCGATTCGATGTTGGGGCGTCAATGATTTTTGGACTGGGACAAAACGGTACTACCAACTTACTCACCCGTGCATTATCAGCTGTAAATGTCAGCCAAGAGGCGATCGCAGATCCGGTACAGATTCACTATCATTTACCCCAAGGTTTAAACTTGAAGGTTGACCGGGTTTATGAAAAATTCTTGCAAAATCTTATTGCTCATTTTCCCCATGAAGACCAGGGGATTCGTCGCTTTTATGACGAATGTCAAAAAGTATTCAAGTGCCTCAACAGCATGGATTTGCTGTCACTGGAAGAACCTTGGTATTTACTGCGGGTATTTTTCCAGCATCCTTTGGCGTGTCTCGGTTTAGCTAAGTATCTGCCCCAAAATGCCGGGGACGTGGCGCGGCGTTACATCAAAGACCCGCAATTATTGAAATTTATCGATATGGAATGTTATTGCTGGTCGGTAGTTCCATCAGACATGACACCAATGATTAATGCTGGGATGGTCTTTTCTGACAGGCATTATGGCGGAGTTAACTATCCTAAAGGCGGAGTGGGACAAATTGCCCAAAAACTGGTGGAAGGTCTAGAGAAAGCTGGAGGTAAGATTCAGTATCAAGCTAGAGTCACAAAAATTCTTACAGAACAGGGAAAAGCGGTAGGTGTGCAACTGGCTAATGGTAAAGTGTATTGGGGTAAACGCATAGTTTCTAATGCTACACGCTGGGATACATTTGAACAATTATTATCGGTAGAAGAAATGCCACGTAATGAGAAAAAGTGGCAACAAAATTATCAAAAATCTCCCAGCTTCTTGAGTTTGCACATCGGGGTAAAGAAGTCAGTTTTACCTGCGGGGACAGAGTGTCACCATATTTTGCTGGAAGATTGGCAAAAGATGACAGCAGCAGAAGGCACTATTTTTGTTTCGATTCCCACATTGCTTGATCCAGATTTAGCACCAAATGGATATCACATCATTCATGCATTTACGCCTCACTGGATTGATGATTGGCAAAAACTTTCTGTGAGTGAGTACGAAGCGAAGAAAGAAGAGGCGGCTTGGCGGATTATTGATCGCCTAGAAAAGATTTTTCCCAGTTTAGATGCTGGATTGGATTATTTAGAAGTGGGGACACCCCGCACCCATCGCCGCTTTTTGGGTCGTCAGGATGGCACTTATGGGCCAATCCCCCGGCGCAAGTTGTGGGGGTTATTGAATATGCCGTTTAATCGCACAGCTATTCCAGGACTTTATTGTGTAGGGGATAGTACCTTTCCCGGTCAAGGGTTGAATGCAGTAGCTTTTTCTGGGTTTGCTTGCGCCCATCGCATTGCTGTAGATTTAGGATTTTAA
- the accD gene encoding acetyl-CoA carboxylase, carboxyltransferase subunit beta, producing the protein MANNEESRGLKSLFDWFANRRKSGSTSLERQEREIADGLWHKCSKCSVLAYTKDLKANQMVCTECGHHNRVDSDERIRQLIDHNTWKPLDEHLRPTDPLEFRDRKLYSDRLRETQDKIGLIDAVRTGLGQINGLPIALGVMDFRFMGGSMGSVVGERLTRMIEQATQRRYPVVIVCTSGGARMQEGMLSLMQMAKISAALQRHKDARLLYVPVLTNPTTGGVTASFAMLGDIILAEPKATIGFAGRRVIEQTLREKLPDDFQTAEDLLLHGFVDDIVPRTQLKNTLAQLIALHQPVLTTPQMVLWETMSLTSTAAE; encoded by the coding sequence ATGGCTAACAACGAAGAATCACGCGGTTTAAAGTCTCTATTTGATTGGTTTGCAAATCGACGCAAGTCAGGATCTACCAGTCTCGAACGCCAAGAACGTGAAATTGCTGATGGACTGTGGCATAAATGTTCTAAATGCAGTGTGCTGGCATATACAAAAGACCTGAAAGCCAACCAGATGGTTTGTACCGAATGTGGCCATCACAATCGGGTAGACAGCGATGAGCGCATCCGTCAATTGATAGATCATAATACCTGGAAACCTCTAGACGAGCATTTGCGTCCAACCGATCCGCTTGAATTTCGCGATCGCAAACTCTACAGCGATCGCTTGCGGGAAACCCAAGATAAAATTGGCTTAATAGACGCAGTTAGAACTGGTTTAGGTCAAATTAATGGTTTGCCCATTGCCCTTGGGGTTATGGATTTCCGCTTCATGGGTGGTAGCATGGGTTCCGTCGTGGGTGAAAGACTCACCCGCATGATTGAGCAAGCCACTCAACGGCGGTATCCTGTAGTTATCGTCTGCACCTCCGGTGGCGCGAGAATGCAAGAAGGAATGCTCTCCCTGATGCAGATGGCGAAAATCTCCGCAGCCCTACAACGCCATAAAGATGCGCGATTATTATATGTTCCTGTTTTGACCAATCCCACAACAGGAGGCGTTACCGCTAGCTTTGCGATGTTGGGCGATATCATTTTGGCAGAACCCAAAGCAACCATTGGTTTTGCCGGTCGGCGAGTGATTGAGCAAACCCTGCGGGAAAAACTACCTGATGATTTTCAGACTGCTGAAGATTTACTTTTGCACGGTTTTGTTGATGATATCGTACCCCGTACCCAATTAAAGAACACCCTAGCCCAGCTAATTGCCCTACACCAGCCTGTACTAACAACACCTCAAATGGTGTTGTGGGAAACAATGTCTTTAACTTCTACCGCCGCAGAATAG
- a CDS encoding pentapeptide repeat-containing protein, whose protein sequence is MLNIPNQDLRYTAIHFLEQSPSQRLQILKQLGIARYDFLTKIQLNEANIICMMRFLKYPSQLKFPNLIGADLSGLILDGVNFIRGNLSGANLQGSSLVNADLLFANLMKADLRNADLRGATLNETIWLETLVDKCQLGGGTGLTELQRQDLQLRQARFNS, encoded by the coding sequence ATGTTAAATATCCCTAATCAAGACTTACGCTATACAGCCATCCATTTTTTAGAACAAAGTCCCTCACAGCGTCTACAAATTCTTAAGCAACTGGGCATAGCTCGTTATGATTTTTTAACTAAAATACAATTAAATGAAGCAAATATCATTTGTATGATGCGATTTTTGAAATATCCAAGTCAGCTAAAGTTTCCTAATCTTATTGGAGCAGATTTATCTGGTTTAATTTTGGATGGCGTAAACTTCATCAGAGGAAATTTATCTGGAGCAAATCTGCAAGGTAGCAGTTTAGTCAATGCAGACCTTTTGTTTGCAAATTTGATGAAAGCCGACTTGAGAAATGCAGATTTACGAGGTGCAACTTTGAATGAGACTATCTGGTTGGAGACTCTAGTAGATAAGTGTCAGCTTGGTGGAGGTACTGGTTTAACTGAGCTACAACGTCAAGATTTACAACTGCGCCAAGCTAGATTTAACTCTTGA
- the purT gene encoding formate-dependent phosphoribosylglycinamide formyltransferase: protein MSIKLPQKLMLLGSGELGKEFAIAAQRLGNYVIAVDRYANAPAMQVADAYEVISMLSADDLEAVVTKHQPDIIIPEIEAIRTEKLLEFEQRGITVIPTAAATNYTMNRDRIRELAHQELGIRTAKYGYATTLEELIAVSDEIGFSNVVKPVMSSSGKGQSVVQHRNQVERAWNYAIANSRGDSQKVIVEEFINFEIEITLLTIKQWNAPTIFCSPIGHRQERGDYQESWQPAEISEDKILKAQEIAIKVTDALGGAGIFGVEFFITKDEVIFSELSPRPHDTGMVTLISQNINEFELHLRAIIGLPIPHIELLGASASAVILASEKSDSIAFSGVADALSEKDVDIRLFGKPNAHPYRRMGVALAKGMNVQEAREKATKAASKITIN, encoded by the coding sequence ATGAGTATTAAATTGCCCCAAAAATTGATGTTGCTGGGTTCAGGAGAACTAGGCAAAGAATTTGCGATCGCTGCTCAACGTCTTGGTAATTATGTGATTGCTGTTGACCGTTACGCCAATGCTCCGGCTATGCAAGTTGCTGATGCTTATGAAGTTATTTCTATGCTCAGTGCTGATGATTTAGAAGCTGTAGTAACAAAACATCAGCCAGATATTATTATACCAGAAATTGAAGCAATAAGAACAGAAAAACTGCTCGAATTTGAACAGCGAGGGATTACAGTTATACCGACTGCGGCTGCCACTAACTATACAATGAACCGCGATAGAATTCGGGAACTGGCACATCAAGAATTGGGCATCAGAACGGCTAAATATGGTTATGCAACAACTCTAGAAGAATTGATTGCAGTTTCTGATGAAATTGGGTTTAGTAATGTTGTTAAACCTGTGATGTCATCCTCTGGTAAAGGTCAGTCTGTAGTGCAGCATAGGAATCAGGTTGAGAGGGCTTGGAACTATGCGATCGCTAATTCTAGAGGAGATAGTCAAAAGGTCATCGTCGAAGAATTTATTAACTTTGAAATTGAGATAACTTTACTGACAATTAAACAGTGGAATGCACCCACGATTTTCTGTTCTCCTATTGGTCATCGCCAAGAAAGAGGCGATTATCAGGAGTCGTGGCAACCCGCAGAAATTTCTGAAGATAAAATATTAAAAGCTCAAGAAATAGCCATAAAAGTCACTGATGCTTTAGGAGGAGCCGGAATTTTTGGTGTTGAGTTTTTCATTACCAAAGACGAAGTGATTTTTTCTGAACTGTCTCCTAGACCTCACGATACCGGAATGGTGACATTAATCTCACAAAATATCAATGAATTTGAACTACATTTAAGAGCTATTATAGGGTTGCCAATTCCTCATATAGAACTGTTAGGAGCATCAGCCAGTGCAGTAATTTTAGCTTCAGAAAAATCTGATTCTATTGCTTTTAGTGGTGTAGCCGATGCTTTGTCAGAAAAAGATGTAGATATTAGATTATTTGGTAAACCTAATGCTCATCCATATCGGCGAATGGGCGTAGCTTTGGCAAAGGGTATGAATGTGCAAGAGGCTAGGGAAAAAGCTACTAAAGCCGCAAGTAAAATCACAATTAATTGA
- a CDS encoding prepilin peptidase: protein MDILFALPASVMVFALGASIGSFINVIVYRLPAGLSVLWPPSRCPHCLNQLKAYDNVPVFGWISLRGRCRYCKSKIAVRYPVVEGVTGIIFLLVFLVFHVSTLTIGYWAFCSWLLALSLIDLDTMTLPNPLTQSGLVVGILFQMVVGFLPEGSFVALVNHLIMAIVGAVLGLWLFDAIALLGSIAFGKAAMGAGDAKLAAMMGAWLGWKYLLLASFIACLLGALIGSSVIMRRSKAASQKTSLPRLGQKMPFGPFLALGSVITLFSGEAILSNYLRLFFPAS from the coding sequence ATGGACATTTTGTTCGCCCTTCCGGCGAGTGTAATGGTCTTTGCTTTAGGTGCATCTATTGGCAGTTTTATCAACGTTATTGTTTATCGGCTACCTGCTGGGTTGTCAGTTCTTTGGCCGCCCTCTCGTTGTCCCCACTGCTTAAACCAGCTAAAAGCTTACGACAATGTACCAGTATTTGGTTGGATTTCGTTAAGAGGGCGGTGTCGATATTGCAAAAGCAAAATTGCTGTCCGTTATCCTGTGGTAGAAGGGGTAACGGGCATAATTTTTTTACTAGTTTTTTTGGTATTCCATGTTTCGACTTTAACAATAGGCTATTGGGCTTTTTGTAGTTGGTTATTGGCGCTATCGCTTATCGATCTAGATACAATGACTTTACCCAATCCACTTACTCAGTCGGGTTTGGTGGTGGGGATTTTGTTTCAAATGGTGGTTGGTTTTCTACCAGAGGGTAGTTTTGTGGCATTGGTAAATCACCTGATAATGGCGATAGTTGGTGCAGTATTAGGCTTATGGCTGTTTGATGCGATCGCCCTATTGGGTTCAATTGCCTTTGGTAAAGCTGCAATGGGTGCAGGTGATGCCAAGTTAGCAGCCATGATGGGAGCCTGGTTAGGCTGGAAATATTTGCTCTTGGCTAGTTTTATTGCTTGTCTGCTAGGAGCGTTAATTGGCAGCAGTGTCATTATGCGTAGAAGCAAAGCCGCAAGTCAAAAAACATCACTACCAAGGTTAGGACAAAAGATGCCTTTTGGCCCTTTTCTGGCTTTAGGATCTGTGATTACTCTATTTAGCGGCGAAGCCATTTTGTCTAACTACCTGCGGTTATTTTTCCCAGCGTCTTAA
- a CDS encoding ABC transporter ATP-binding protein translates to MVKELAICTRGLTKQFDRHVAVNDVDLEIQAGEVYGLIGPNGAGKTTLIRMLATAEEPTTGEIYINGDRLLRDKSNPKLKRRLGYLPDDYPLYEDLTVWDYLDYFARLYRLREPRRTQRLHEVLELIQLGNKRNSQISTLSRGMKQRLSLARTIIHEPILLLLDEPVSGLDPIARMHFREIIKALQEAGMTVIISSHVLSDLAELCTSVGIMELGFLVESTSLQQLYQRLAHQQIVLSTLGNLETLLSELKHHALVEEWEVIPGKNSVRVNFLGKDEDSAELLRSLIKAGIPLTDFHCTQEDLETIFLKLGHKQAS, encoded by the coding sequence ATGGTAAAAGAATTAGCAATTTGCACCCGTGGACTAACTAAGCAATTTGACCGGCACGTTGCTGTCAATGATGTTGATTTAGAGATTCAAGCGGGGGAAGTATATGGACTGATTGGCCCCAATGGCGCGGGTAAAACAACTCTCATCCGAATGTTGGCAACTGCTGAGGAACCAACTACGGGTGAGATTTATATTAATGGCGATCGCCTACTCCGTGACAAGAGTAATCCCAAACTTAAGCGTCGTCTAGGCTACTTACCCGATGACTACCCGTTATATGAGGATTTGACAGTCTGGGATTACCTAGATTATTTTGCGCGTCTCTATCGCTTGCGAGAACCACGCCGCACTCAACGCCTACATGAAGTTTTAGAATTAATCCAACTTGGTAATAAACGCAACAGTCAGATTTCTACTCTGTCGCGGGGGATGAAACAGCGCTTAAGTTTAGCGCGAACCATTATCCACGAACCGATTTTACTACTACTAGATGAGCCTGTTTCTGGGCTTGATCCCATTGCGAGGATGCACTTTCGGGAAATCATCAAGGCTTTGCAAGAAGCTGGGATGACTGTAATCATTTCTTCCCACGTTCTCAGTGATTTAGCGGAACTCTGTACTTCTGTAGGAATTATGGAACTTGGCTTTTTGGTAGAAAGTACTTCCCTACAGCAACTTTATCAACGTCTTGCACACCAACAAATTGTATTATCAACTTTAGGGAACCTAGAGACACTTTTGAGCGAACTTAAACATCATGCTTTAGTAGAAGAGTGGGAGGTAATACCAGGAAAAAACAGCGTGCGGGTGAATTTTTTGGGTAAGGACGAAGATAGTGCTGAGTTGTTGCGATCGCTCATAAAAGCAGGCATTCCCCTAACTGATTTTCACTGCACCCAAGAAGACTTAGAAACTATTTTCTTAAAATTAGGTCACAAACAAGCATCTTGA
- a CDS encoding ABC transporter permease subunit, whose translation MMPNLTDKIGDWNPQLLREIKGRLKFFNVAIAVATSLLLQLVVFLYQLRDLPDDRYSLTGAYCPLRQVYELQQKQVYQESNQSTINDFSDFLLNNFCPQNQINWQLWWRDHWEYIFLTFSVIFVFTLLVAGTYLLINDLAKEESRGTLNFIRLSPQSETSILTGKLLGVPSLVYLVILVAVPLHLLAGRSAKIAFSYIFSYYAILIASCIFFYSAALLFGLVTRWFSGFQPWLGSGAVLFFLFTTILIASSYSNSLNNSTAWLRLFAPWDAINYLFPNLLRVHHSSHLKNLEFFYLPLGKNIVSVVGFYLLNFGLCSYGILQALKRCFRNPQASIISKKQSYLLVAFCQVMMWGFSLQSWRNNSRFNEFVAQNLVFLALYNLVLLLSLIAVLSPHRQDVQDWARYRHQEVSSRKSVWQDLIWAEKSPAIVAIAINLTIVAIPWLPWIALTSVFDTEYSENFDRLKVLLAVALSISIIMIYATIAQLIVLQKTPKRSFWAIGTIGTVTLLPPIILEFLGISLWEHPTIWLFSSFPWAAIQYSGATTIFMAFLAQLSVLALLNFQLTKQVRLAGESATKALLAGR comes from the coding sequence ATGATGCCCAATTTAACAGACAAAATCGGCGACTGGAATCCGCAATTATTGCGGGAAATCAAAGGACGGCTGAAATTTTTTAATGTTGCGATCGCAGTTGCAACATCACTACTTCTACAACTCGTAGTTTTTCTATATCAATTACGCGACTTACCTGATGATCGATACTCCCTAACTGGAGCATACTGTCCTTTACGTCAAGTATATGAACTGCAACAAAAGCAGGTTTACCAAGAATCAAATCAATCTACAATTAATGACTTCAGTGATTTTCTGTTAAATAACTTTTGTCCCCAAAACCAAATTAATTGGCAATTGTGGTGGCGAGATCACTGGGAATATATATTTCTAACATTTAGTGTAATTTTTGTATTTACACTATTAGTTGCAGGAACTTATTTGCTAATCAACGATTTAGCAAAAGAAGAAAGTCGCGGCACATTGAATTTTATCCGTCTCAGCCCACAATCAGAAACAAGTATATTGACTGGTAAATTGCTAGGAGTTCCGAGTTTAGTTTATCTCGTAATCTTAGTTGCAGTTCCTTTGCATCTGTTGGCTGGACGTTCTGCCAAAATTGCCTTTAGTTACATTTTTAGTTACTACGCCATTCTTATTGCTAGCTGTATTTTCTTCTACAGTGCTGCACTTCTCTTTGGTTTAGTTACTCGTTGGTTTAGCGGTTTCCAGCCTTGGTTAGGTAGTGGTGCAGTTTTATTTTTCTTGTTCACAACAATATTGATAGCGTCGTCTTATAGCAACAGTTTAAATAATTCAACTGCTTGGTTAAGGCTTTTCGCTCCTTGGGATGCAATAAATTATCTGTTTCCTAACTTGTTACGTGTACATCATAGTTCTCACCTGAAAAACTTAGAGTTTTTCTATTTGCCGTTAGGAAAAAATATTGTTAGTGTTGTTGGCTTCTATTTATTGAACTTTGGATTGTGCAGTTACGGAATTTTACAAGCTCTCAAACGTTGCTTCCGTAATCCTCAAGCCTCAATCATCAGCAAAAAACAAAGTTATTTATTGGTAGCTTTTTGTCAGGTGATGATGTGGGGATTTAGCTTACAATCTTGGCGAAACAACTCTAGATTTAATGAATTTGTTGCACAAAATTTAGTTTTTCTGGCACTATACAACTTGGTGTTACTTCTCAGTTTAATTGCCGTTCTTTCTCCTCATCGTCAAGATGTACAAGATTGGGCAAGATACCGACATCAAGAAGTTTCTAGTCGCAAGAGTGTTTGGCAGGATCTAATTTGGGCGGAAAAAAGCCCTGCAATTGTAGCGATCGCTATTAATCTGACAATTGTTGCTATCCCTTGGCTACCCTGGATTGCACTTACATCTGTTTTTGATACAGAATATAGCGAAAATTTTGACAGGTTAAAAGTACTTTTAGCTGTAGCTTTGTCTATTAGCATCATCATGATTTACGCTACCATTGCCCAATTGATAGTTTTGCAGAAAACTCCCAAACGTTCCTTCTGGGCAATAGGTACTATAGGTACGGTAACGTTGCTACCACCGATAATTCTAGAATTTCTCGGCATCTCCTTGTGGGAACATCCTACTATATGGCTGTTTTCAAGTTTTCCTTGGGCAGCGATACAATACTCTGGGGCGACAACAATTTTTATGGCATTCCTAGCTCAGTTAAGTGTTTTAGCGTTGTTGAACTTCCAGTTAACAAAGCAGGTGAGATTAGCAGGTGAATCTGCTACGAAAGCATTATTAGCGGGACGCTAA
- a CDS encoding PIN domain-containing protein has product MLVSEAIDNELKRTPDTDRKRQMKLWTASVIIKVSLTEQVKSRARELNELGFKNYDALHIACAEVGNADILLTTDDRMLRLAARCRNLLQVRVENPLNWVMEVTDDRRD; this is encoded by the coding sequence ATGCTTGTAAGTGAAGCCATTGATAATGAACTTAAACGGACTCCAGACACTGATAGAAAACGACAGATGAAGCTTTGGACTGCTTCTGTAATCATCAAAGTAAGTTTGACTGAACAGGTTAAATCTCGTGCAAGAGAACTGAATGAATTAGGGTTTAAGAATTATGATGCTTTGCATATCGCTTGTGCAGAAGTGGGAAATGCGGATATTCTGCTAACCACTGACGATAGGATGTTGCGTTTGGCAGCAAGGTGCAGGAACTTGTTACAAGTAAGAGTAGAAAACCCGCTTAATTGGGTAATGGAGGTGACAGATGATAGACGTGACTAA